One window of Triticum dicoccoides isolate Atlit2015 ecotype Zavitan chromosome 5A, WEW_v2.0, whole genome shotgun sequence genomic DNA carries:
- the LOC119296918 gene encoding BTB/POZ and MATH domain-containing protein 2-like, which yields MAVSQTSIAMVPSRCTSETHMARATVAVEISGYSRVKGLGRGECLHSPVFSIASYEWCICYYPDGYDEANEGYVSVFLELLTKNAEARVLHKWMLVNRFSGRSIVVHSSKAPRAFDHEFPAWGVEKFMKTTAEVESVYVRNDCLVIECELSVIKETLDIHVPPSDLLDNLATLLEGKIGADVTFKVQGEVFSAHKILLAMRSAVFNAEFYGPMGDKGVQDIIINNMQPAVFKAFLHFIYTDSMPSMDDLDDDDKREMVKHLLVAADKYAMERMKRICEGMLCKSLDVETVATILALADQHHCNNLKDACIEFMLSSNRMDDVIASQGYAHLKRSCPDLIVDVFERTVKSRKI from the coding sequence ATGGCAGTATCGCAGACTTCAATAGCGATGGTGCCGTCGAGGTGCACATCAGAGACGCACATGGCGCGGGCGACGGTCGCGGTCGAGATCTCTGGCTACAGCCGTGTCAAGGGCCTCGGTAGAGGCGAATGTCTCCATTCTCCGGTATTCTCCATCGCCAGCTACGAATGGTGCATCTGCTACTACCCTGACGGCTACGACGAGGCGAATGAAGGTTACGTATCCGTCTTCCTCGAGCTCTTGACCAAGAACGCCGAGGCGAGGGTGCTCCACAAGTGGATGCTTGTGAATCGGTTTAGTGGGCGGTCGATTGTGGTGCACTCCAGCAAAGCGCCACGAGCGTTCGACCATGAGTTTCCAGCTTGGGGCGTAGAAAAGTTCATGAAGACAACCGCTGAAGTAGAGTCAGTGTACGTGCGGAATGATTGTCTCGTGATTGAGTGCGAACTCAGTGTTATCAAGGAAACACTCGATATCCATGTGCCACCCTCTGACCTTTTGGATAATCTTGCAACCTTGCTAGAGGGGAAGATAGGAGCAGACGTGACTTTCAAGGTTCAAGGGGAGGTCTTTTCCGCTCATAAGATTTTGCTTGCGATGCGATCGGCGGTCTTCAATGCGGAGTTCTATGGTCCGATGGGGGACAAAGGTGTACAGGACATAATTATTAACAACATGCAGCCTGCTGTTTTCAAGGCATTTCTTCACTTCATCTACACTGATTCAATGCCTTCCATGGACGATCTTGATGATGATGACAAAAGAGAAATGGTCAAGCACTTACTCGTGGCTGCAGATAAGTATGCAATGGAAAGGATGAAGAGGATATGTGAAGGGATGCTATGCAAGAGTCTTGATGTTGAGACTGTGGCGACCATATTAGCTCTAGCTGACCAGCACCATTGCAACAACCTCAAAGATGCTTGCATTGAATTTATGCTCTCTTCGAATAGAATGGATGATGTGATCGCAAGCCAAGGGTATGCACACCTCAAAAGATCTTGTCCTGATCTCATTGTAGATGTGTTTGAAAGAACAGTGAAGTCCCGCAAAATTTAG